TCCTTGCCCATGGTGCAAGGCGGCGTGGTGCTGTCTACCTGCAACCGGACTGAACTCTATCTAAGCGTAGAAGAGCGGGATGACATTAACGAACGTATCGTGCGTTGGTTATGTGAATATCACGGTCTTGATGAAACCGAAGTGCGAAACAGCCTGTACTGGCACCAGGATAATGCCGCAGTCACCCATTTAATGCGGGTGGCCAGCGGCCTCGACTCCCTGATTCTGGGCGAACCGCAAATTCTCGGTCAGGTGAAAAAGGCGTTTGCCGATTCCCAGCGCGGTCGTTCTCTGTCGAGCGATTTGGAGCGGATGTTCCAGAAATCGTTCTCGGTCGCCAAACGGGTACGAACCGAAACGGAAATTGGCAGTAGCGCCGTGTCGGTGGCATTTGCTGCCTGTACCCTGGCCCGCCAGATTTTTGAATCCCTGTCTGATGTCACGGTGCTGTTAGTGGGAGCCGGTGAAACCATCGAACTGGCTGCCCGTCATCTGCGCGAACATCACGTTAAGAAAATGATAATCGCCAACCGCACTCAAGAACGCGCCCAGCTGCTGGCCGATGAGGTGGGTGCCGAAGTCATTGGCCTTGCTGATATCAATCAGCGTCTGGCCGAAGCCGATATCATTATTAGTTCCACCGCCAGCCCGTTGCCAATCGTTGGTAAAGGGATGGTAGAGCGTGCGCTTAAAGCCCGGCGTAATCAGCCCATGCTGCTGGTAGATATTGCGGTTCCGCGCGATGTGGAACCGGAAGTAGCAAAATTGCCGAATGCCTATTTGTATAGCGTCGACGATTTGCAGGCCATCATTCAGCACAATATGGCACAGCGTCAGGCTGCGGCTCTTCAGGCAGAAACTATTGTCGAGCAGGAGTGCAGCGAATTTATGTCCTGGGTTCGCGCTCAGGGCTTAAGCGAAACGCTGCGCGACTATCGCAGCCAGGCCGATACCATCCGTGATGAGCTGGCCGCTAAGGCAACTGCCGCTCTGGCTCAGGGGGCCGATCCACAGGAAGTGGTTCAGGAGCTGGCGCGCCGGCTGACAAACCGTTTGATTCACGCACCTACCAAATCCTTACAGCAGGCCGCCCGCGACGGGGATGAACAGCGCCTGCACATTTTGCGCGACAGCCTCGGGCTGGATTAGCAC
This genomic interval from Salmonella enterica subsp. enterica serovar Choleraesuis contains the following:
- the hemA gene encoding glutamyl-tRNA reductase encodes the protein MTLLALGINHKTAPVSLRERVTFAPDSLDEALSSLQSLPMVQGGVVLSTCNRTELYLSVEERDDINERIVRWLCEYHGLDETEVRNSLYWHQDNAAVTHLMRVASGLDSLILGEPQILGQVKKAFADSQRGRSLSSDLERMFQKSFSVAKRVRTETEIGSSAVSVAFAACTLARQIFESLSDVTVLLVGAGETIELAARHLREHHVKKMIIANRTQERAQLLADEVGAEVIGLADINQRLAEADIIISSTASPLPIVGKGMVERALKARRNQPMLLVDIAVPRDVEPEVAKLPNAYLYSVDDLQAIIQHNMAQRQAAALQAETIVEQECSEFMSWVRAQGLSETLRDYRSQADTIRDELAAKATAALAQGADPQEVVQELARRLTNRLIHAPTKSLQQAARDGDEQRLHILRDSLGLD